The stretch of DNA CCGGCAAGTATCCAGTTTGCCGCCTGATAACAGACGCCCCGGAACAAGGAGCGATCGACAAATGTTTCCAGCAGATAGACTGGGTGACCATACTTTTCCTGCCAATCGGCGCTGATGCGACGGGTGATCCGGGAGAGGACATGACTGGCCAAATGGGGAACACCGACCCAGGGCAGGATAAGGAAGCGCATGTTGTTCGTCAGATACCGCAGGTTGCCTTCCCGGTCCTTCTGTGTCCACCCGATGAAGGTATCCCGTGGCGCGGTTTTCCATGCCGCGGAGCCAAACAGGAGACAAGCCAGAGGGCGACCCTGAACATCGCGGATCAGATACTTGAGGTTTTCCCCGACGGCGCCCCGGTAACTCAGGTAATGATATTGTGACAACAGGCAGTTGAATAATTTATAATCCTCCGTATCCTGGCTCACAACGGTGATCTGGAGAGGAACCAACCCCTTGAGATGGTCGCTGATCGTTTCTTGCCGGTGAGGGACGGTGGGATAAGCCGGACGCGAATGAAAAGTGCGTTTCCCCTGGCGGGGGGGCAAAACAATAGCGCCCGCTCGTTCCAGTTTTAAAAGGAGGCTGCGGCAGGCCATGTCTTTGTATTGCCCTGCGGGACTTTGCCAGCCCCACAACTTGCAGAGTTCTAAAGACAGATGGGAACGGTGCCATTGGGGATTGGCGGAAAGCAATGCTCTGATATGCTGGACGTGGTTCTGGTCTACGGCTGTGGCTTGTTCCATGCCCCGTAACATACCCGAAAAGGAAGGATGAGTCCAGCAAAAAATGCACGAATCGTAAAAAAAAGTTACAGCGCCCCTATTAATTTAAGATTGACAATTTCCGGCCATGGGCATAAACTACATAAACTAAGTTCATTAAACCAATCTCGATGAGGTATGCTATGCTAACCATCAATATTCATGAAGCGAAGACGCACCTTTCCCGTCTGGTTGAGGAGG from Deltaproteobacteria bacterium encodes:
- a CDS encoding DUF4338 domain-containing protein — encoded protein: MEQATAVDQNHVQHIRALLSANPQWHRSHLSLELCKLWGWQSPAGQYKDMACRSLLLKLERAGAIVLPPRQGKRTFHSRPAYPTVPHRQETISDHLKGLVPLQITVVSQDTEDYKLFNCLLSQYHYLSYRGAVGENLKYLIRDVQGRPLACLLFGSAAWKTAPRDTFIGWTQKDREGNLRYLTNNMRFLILPWVGVPHLASHVLSRITRRISADWQEKYGHPVYLLETFVDRSLFRGVCYQAANWILAGQTKGRTRNDRNHDIQSPVKDVYVYPLVKDFRRRLCSL